DNA sequence from the Paraburkholderia azotifigens genome:
TGTCGCTGCGGCTCAATTACCGGCCGTCGGCGGAAAGCAGATACATGAAGGCATTGGGGCTCTGATGATCCAGATCGATTTGACAGGACAGGTTGCAGTGGTGACGGGCGGCTCGTCCGGCATCGGACTCGCGACGGCCGAACTTTTCTTGCGCGCGGGCGCATCGGTGGCGATCTGCGGACGCGATACCGATCGTCTCGCGAGCGCCGAAGCGTCGCTGCGCAAGCAGTTTCCGCAAGCGCAATTGCTCGCCGCGCGCTGCAACGTGCTCGATGCGGAAGAGGTCGCGTCATTTGCCAACGAAGTCAAAGCACGTTTCGGCCGTGCGGACATGCTCGTGAACAACGCAGGCCAGGGCCGCGTTTCGACGTTCGCCGATACGACCGACGAAGCCTGGCGCGAAGAACTGGACCTCAAGTATTTCAGCGTGATCCGCCCGACGCGCGCGTTCCTGCCGATGCTCGCGCAAGCCGCGCAGCAAGGCAACGGCTCGATCGTCTGCGTGAATTCGCTGCTGGCATTGCAGCCCGAACCGCATATGGTCGCGACTTCGTCCGCGCGTGCGGGCGTGCAGAACCTGATCAAGTCGCTTGCCGTCGAACTCGCGCCGCAACGCATTCGCGTGAACTCGATTCTGATCGGCATCGTCGAGTCGGGCCAATGGCGCCGCCGCTACCAGACGCAGGCGCAGCCGGGTCAAAGCTGGGAAGACTGGACCAGCGAACTCGCCCGCACGAAGCACATTCCCCTCGGCCGCTTCGGCCGCCCCGAAGAGGCCGCGCAAGCGCTCTTTTATCTCGCTACACCCCTGTCGTCGTACACGACGGGAAGCCATATCGATGTCTCCGGAGGCGTTGCACGTCATGTCTAACAAAACCACCGTCGGCGAACTGATCGCCGCTTTCCTCGAACAGTGCGGCGTCAAGACTGCATTCGGCGTGATCTCGATTCACAACATGCCGATCCTCGACGCGATCAACACGCGCGGCAACATCCGCTATGTCGGCGCGCGCGGCGAAGCAGGCGCGCTGAATATGGCCGATGGTCTCGCGCGCGTGTCGGGCGGACTGGGCGTCGCGTTCACGAGCACGGGCACGGCTGCGGGCAACGCAGCGGGCGCGATGGTCGAAGCGCTGACAGCAGGCACGGCGCTCGTGCACATCACCGGCCAGATCGAATCGACGTATCTGGATCAGGATCTCGCGTACATCCACGAAGCGCCGGATCAGCTGGCGATGCTCTCGTCGATCTCGAAGGCTGCGTATCGCGTGCGTTCCGTCGAGACCGCACTCGCCACGGTGCGCGAAGCCGTGCGCGTCGCGCAGACCGCGCCGAGCGGTCCCGTCAGCGTCGAAATTCCGATCGACATTCAGGCTGCAGAAGTGGAGTGGCCTGCCGACATGAGCGCGCCGCACATCAGCACGCTCACGCACGATACGAAGCGCGTCGAACAGCTTGCCGACGAACTCGCGAAAGCGAAGCGTCCGTTGCTGTGGCTCGGCGGCGGCACGCGTCATGCACGCGCGCAGGTCGAGCGTCTGGTGAAGCTCGGCTTCGGCGTCGTGACGAGCGTGCAAGGGCGCGGCGTGCTGCCTGAAGATCATCCCGCGACGCTCGGCGCATTCAACGTGCAGCCGACCGTCGAGAAGTTCTACAAGACTTGCGATGCGCTGCTCGTGGTCGGCTCGCGTTTGCGCGGCAATGAGACGCTCAAGTACAAGCTCGCATTGCCGCAGCCGCTGTTCCGCGTCGACGCCGACGCGCTTGCCGACAACCGCGGCTATCGCAACGACCTCTTCGTTCATGGCGATGCCGCTGCCGTGTTCGATCAGCTCGCGACGCTGCTCGAGGGCCGCCTCAAGGTCGACCCGGCATTCGCAGGCGATCTCGCCGCGACGCGCGAAGTCGCCGTCGCTGAAACAGGCAAGGGCCTGGGGCCGTACAAGCGTCTCGTCGACGTGCTGCAACATGCGGTCGGCCGCGACTACAACTGGGTGCGCGACGTGACGATCTCGAACAGCACGTGGGGCAACCGCATGCTGAAGATCTTCCAGCCGCGCGCGGGCGTGCATGCGCTCGGCGGCGGCATCGGCCAGGGCATCCAGATGGCGATCGGCGCGGCGCTCGCGGATGCGGCGGCGAAGACGGTGTGTCTCGTCGGCGATGGCGGCTTGATGGTCAACGTCGGCGAACTGGTGACGGCCGTGCAGGAAAACGCGAACGTGATGATCGTGCTGATGAACGATCAATGCTACGGCGTGATCCGCAACATTCAGGACGCGCACTACGGCGGCCGCCGCTGCTACGTGCAACTGCATCAACCCGATTTCGCGCAGTTCTGCGCGAGCTTCGGCCTCACGCACTATCGGATCTCGTCGCTCGATCAGGCCGATGAAATCGTACGCGAAGGCATGTCGAAGGCGGGTCCGGTGATGGTCGAAGTGGACATGCTGTCGGTGGGCCAGTTCGCTACGGCATTTGCCGGCCCGCCCGTGCGCAAGCAGGAGCCGGAACATGCCTAACGCAGCGTACGCCGCGAACGGAGCAGCCATGAATCACACGCCCATC
Encoded proteins:
- a CDS encoding SDR family oxidoreductase; protein product: MIQIDLTGQVAVVTGGSSGIGLATAELFLRAGASVAICGRDTDRLASAEASLRKQFPQAQLLAARCNVLDAEEVASFANEVKARFGRADMLVNNAGQGRVSTFADTTDEAWREELDLKYFSVIRPTRAFLPMLAQAAQQGNGSIVCVNSLLALQPEPHMVATSSARAGVQNLIKSLAVELAPQRIRVNSILIGIVESGQWRRRYQTQAQPGQSWEDWTSELARTKHIPLGRFGRPEEAAQALFYLATPLSSYTTGSHIDVSGGVARHV
- a CDS encoding thiamine pyrophosphate-binding protein, whose product is MSNKTTVGELIAAFLEQCGVKTAFGVISIHNMPILDAINTRGNIRYVGARGEAGALNMADGLARVSGGLGVAFTSTGTAAGNAAGAMVEALTAGTALVHITGQIESTYLDQDLAYIHEAPDQLAMLSSISKAAYRVRSVETALATVREAVRVAQTAPSGPVSVEIPIDIQAAEVEWPADMSAPHISTLTHDTKRVEQLADELAKAKRPLLWLGGGTRHARAQVERLVKLGFGVVTSVQGRGVLPEDHPATLGAFNVQPTVEKFYKTCDALLVVGSRLRGNETLKYKLALPQPLFRVDADALADNRGYRNDLFVHGDAAAVFDQLATLLEGRLKVDPAFAGDLAATREVAVAETGKGLGPYKRLVDVLQHAVGRDYNWVRDVTISNSTWGNRMLKIFQPRAGVHALGGGIGQGIQMAIGAALADAAAKTVCLVGDGGLMVNVGELVTAVQENANVMIVLMNDQCYGVIRNIQDAHYGGRRCYVQLHQPDFAQFCASFGLTHYRISSLDQADEIVREGMSKAGPVMVEVDMLSVGQFATAFAGPPVRKQEPEHA